One stretch of Glycine soja cultivar W05 chromosome 7, ASM419377v2, whole genome shotgun sequence DNA includes these proteins:
- the LOC114418755 gene encoding homeobox-leucine zipper protein HAT3-like isoform X2 — protein MGEKDDGLGLGLSLKLGWGENNDNNNNQQQQHPFNVHKPPQSVPNQRVSFNSLFHFHDRSSEMRSFFRGIDVNLPPPPPSAALAAFDDENGVSSPNSTISSISGKRSEREGNGEENERTSSSRGGGGSDDDEGGACGGDADADASRKKLRLSKEQALVLEETFKEHNTLNPKQKQALAKQLNLMPRQVEVWFQNRRARTKLKQTEVDCEYLKRCCENLTEENRRLQKEVQELRALKLSPQLYMQMNPPTTLTMCPSCERVAVSSASSSSSATMPSALPPANLNPVGPTIQRPMPVNPWAAMLNQHRGRP, from the exons ATGGGTGAGAAAGATGATGGCTTGGGTTTGGGGTTGAGTTTGAAGTTAGGATGGggagaaaataatgataacaataataatcaacaacaacaacaccctTTCAACGTGCACAAGCCTCCTCAATCGGTTCCAAACCAAAGGGTTTCCTTCAATAGCTTGTTCCATTTTCATG ATCGGAGCTCCGAGATGCGGTCGTTCTTCCGCGGAATAGACGTGAATTTGCCACCGCCCCCGCCTTCGGCGGCTCTGGCGGCGTTCGATGACGAGAACGGGGTGTCCTCGCCGAACAGCACGATATCGAGCATCAGCGGGAAGCGGAGCGAGAGAGAGGGAAACGGAGAGGAGAACGAGAGAACGTCGAGTTCTCGCGGCGGCGGCGGAAGCGACGACGATGAAGGCGGCGCGTGTGGTGGAGACGCCGACGCCGATGCGTCGAGGAAGAAGCTGAGGTTGTCTAAGGAACAGGCCTTGGTGCTGGAAGAAACATTCAAGGAACACAACACTCTGAACCCG AAGCAAAAGCAAGCTTTGGCAAAGCAGTTGAATTTGATGCCTAGGCAGGTGGAGGTGTGGTTTCAAAACAGAAGAGCAAG GACCAAATTGAAGCAGACTGAAGTGGATTGTGAATATTTGAAGAGGTGCTGTGAGAATCTAACTGAAGAGAATAGGAGGCTTCAAAAGGAAGTGCAAGAGCTCAGGGCATTGAAGTTATCCCCACAGCTTTACATGCAAATGAACCCTCCCACCACTCTCACAATGTGCCCTTCATGTGAGCGTGTTGCTGTCTCATCCGCATCCTCTTCCTCATCGGCCACCATGCCCTCTGCCCTGCCTCCAGCTAATCTCAACCCGGTGGGCCCTACCATCCAGCGGCCAATGCCCGTCAACCCTTGGGCAGCAATGTTGAATCAGCACCGTGGCCGGCCATAA
- the LOC114418755 gene encoding homeobox-leucine zipper protein HAT3-like isoform X1 has product MGEKDDGLGLGLSLKLGWGENNDNNNNQQQQHPFNVHKPPQSVPNQRVSFNSLFHFHDENHAMRNTDRSSEMRSFFRGIDVNLPPPPPSAALAAFDDENGVSSPNSTISSISGKRSEREGNGEENERTSSSRGGGGSDDDEGGACGGDADADASRKKLRLSKEQALVLEETFKEHNTLNPKQKQALAKQLNLMPRQVEVWFQNRRARTKLKQTEVDCEYLKRCCENLTEENRRLQKEVQELRALKLSPQLYMQMNPPTTLTMCPSCERVAVSSASSSSSATMPSALPPANLNPVGPTIQRPMPVNPWAAMLNQHRGRP; this is encoded by the exons ATGGGTGAGAAAGATGATGGCTTGGGTTTGGGGTTGAGTTTGAAGTTAGGATGGggagaaaataatgataacaataataatcaacaacaacaacaccctTTCAACGTGCACAAGCCTCCTCAATCGGTTCCAAACCAAAGGGTTTCCTTCAATAGCTTGTTCCATTTTCATG ACGAAAATCATGCAATGAGGAACAcag ATCGGAGCTCCGAGATGCGGTCGTTCTTCCGCGGAATAGACGTGAATTTGCCACCGCCCCCGCCTTCGGCGGCTCTGGCGGCGTTCGATGACGAGAACGGGGTGTCCTCGCCGAACAGCACGATATCGAGCATCAGCGGGAAGCGGAGCGAGAGAGAGGGAAACGGAGAGGAGAACGAGAGAACGTCGAGTTCTCGCGGCGGCGGCGGAAGCGACGACGATGAAGGCGGCGCGTGTGGTGGAGACGCCGACGCCGATGCGTCGAGGAAGAAGCTGAGGTTGTCTAAGGAACAGGCCTTGGTGCTGGAAGAAACATTCAAGGAACACAACACTCTGAACCCG AAGCAAAAGCAAGCTTTGGCAAAGCAGTTGAATTTGATGCCTAGGCAGGTGGAGGTGTGGTTTCAAAACAGAAGAGCAAG GACCAAATTGAAGCAGACTGAAGTGGATTGTGAATATTTGAAGAGGTGCTGTGAGAATCTAACTGAAGAGAATAGGAGGCTTCAAAAGGAAGTGCAAGAGCTCAGGGCATTGAAGTTATCCCCACAGCTTTACATGCAAATGAACCCTCCCACCACTCTCACAATGTGCCCTTCATGTGAGCGTGTTGCTGTCTCATCCGCATCCTCTTCCTCATCGGCCACCATGCCCTCTGCCCTGCCTCCAGCTAATCTCAACCCGGTGGGCCCTACCATCCAGCGGCCAATGCCCGTCAACCCTTGGGCAGCAATGTTGAATCAGCACCGTGGCCGGCCATAA
- the LOC114418757 gene encoding actin-related protein 2/3 complex subunit 5A-like, with translation MAGAEGFVEADNAEAIITRIEHKSRKIETLLKQYKPVEALKTALEGTYAIIGDERCKSAHWLVVHRAIMAIKDVDGMLSSLDPEYYDILMKYLYRGLATGDRPTCDQCLRIHEKLTEKAGLGCILRFLTDTVNTV, from the exons ATGGCAGGAGCAGAAGGGTTCGTTGAAGCAGATAATGCAGAGGCCATAATTACCAGAATTGAACACAAATCCCGCAAGATCGAAACTTTACTCAAACA GTATAAGCCCGTGGAAGCCCTTAAAACTGCCCTTGAAGGCACATATGCGATCATTGGGGATGAGCGTTGCAAG TCGGCTCACTGGCTTGTGGTGCACAGAGCTATAATGGCTATAAAAGATGTGGATGGGATGCTTTCTTCCTTGGATCCTGAGTACTATGATATCCTAATGAA GTACTTGTATAGAGGATTAGCTACAGGAGATCGTCCCACGTGTGACCAATGTCTTCGGATTCATGAAAAGTTGACAGAGAAAGCAGGACTAGGTTGCATCCTACGTTTCCTCACTGATACTGTAAATACAGTTTGA